A single region of the Maylandia zebra isolate NMK-2024a linkage group LG17, Mzebra_GT3a, whole genome shotgun sequence genome encodes:
- the syt10 gene encoding synaptotagmin-10 isoform X2, with protein sequence MNRRPPGSSGVQWLNRRDMNVRTDDSVTLCQRALQIVTELCLAGHVDREKCSDIFPLESNIPDISISLLAVVVGFCGLALLVVSLFVFWKLCWPIWRSKALSAHAENVLRGGFPEAPPPNSPPVTEFKVAEVEKKQPPEVKVNGRSSVKLLEAAMKISQTSPDIPAEVQTALREKLSQQAKIQRQTTEPTSSSRHNSFRRHLPRQKNVTSVDFTMDTVPLRQSSTVSIGRIKPELYKQKSVDSEEAKEPVETCGKLSFSLRYDYEEQALVVRILKALDLPAKDFTGTSDPYVKIYLLPERKKKFQTRVHRKNLNPTFDETFCFPVVYDELCNRKLHFSVYDFDRFTSHDMIGEVVVDNLFELSDLSREAVVWKDIHAATTESIDLGEIMYSLCYLPTAGRMTLTVIKCRNLKAMDITGSSDPYVKVYLMCDGRRLKKRKTTIKKSTLNPVYNEAIIFDIPPENVEQVSLSIMVMDYDRVGHNEVIGVCRTGPDAEGLGRDHWNEMLAYPRKPITHWHALGEWPGRAASFESQGSCPSPKPPHTP encoded by the exons ATGAACCGCCGCCCTCCCGGCTCCTCCGGCGTGCAATGGCTTAACCGGAGAGACATGAATGTTCGGACGGATGACAGCGTCACTCTGTGCCAAAGGGCTCTCCAAATCGTTACGGAACTTTGTCTCGCGGGACACGTAGACCGGGAGAAATGTTCGGATATATTCCCCCTTGAGAGCAACATACCAG ACATCTCTATTAGTCTCCTTGCTGTGGTCGTGGGTTTCTGTGGCCTCGCCCTGTTGGTagtctctctctttgtcttttggAAGCTGTGTTGGCCCATCTGGAGGAGCAAGGCTCTGTCAGCCCACGCTGAAAATGTGCTCCGTGGGGGTTTCCCCGAGGCACCCCCACCCAACTCCCCCCCGGTTACTGAGTTTAAAGTGGCGGAGGTGGAAAAGAAACAGCCGCCTGAAGTGAAGGTGAATGGACGGAGCTCAGTCAAGCTACTGGAGGCAGCCATGAAGATCAGCCAAACGTCTCCAGACATCCCTGCCGAGGTCCAGACAGCTCTGAGGGAGAAGCTCAGCCAGCAGGCTAAAATCCAGAGGCAGACCACCGAGCCAACCTCCTCCTCCAG GCACAATTCATTCAGGCGCCACCTGCCTCGTCAGAAGAATGTCACCAGTGTTGACTTCACCATGGACACAGTGCCTCTCCGCCAGTCCTCTACTGTCAGCATTGGAAGAATAAAACCTGAACTCTACAAGCAGAAGTCTGTGGACTCAGAAGAGGCCAAAGAGCCCGTGGAGACTTGTGGAAAGCTAAGCTTTTCGCTTCGTTACGACTACGAGGAGCAGGCTTTGGTGGTGAGGATCCTGAAAGCTTTGGATCTGCCTGCCAAAGACTTCACAGGCACCTCTGACCCATATGTGAAGATCTACTTGCTACCCGAGAGAAAGAAGAAGTTCCAGACTCGAGTTCATCGCAAGAATCTAAACCCCACATTTGACGAGACCTTCTGTTTCCCCGTAGTATACGATGAGCTTTGCAACCGCAAGCTCCATTTCAGCGTCTACGACTTTGACCGATTCACCAGCCACGATATGATTGGGGAGGTGGTTGTGGACAACCTCTTTGAACTCTCTGATCTTTCCAGGGAGGCGGTTGTTTGGAAGGATATTCATGCAGCAACCACA GAGAGTATCGATTTGGGAGAGATCATGTACTCGTTGTGCTACCTCCCCACAGCAGGGAGAATGACCCTAACAGTCATCAAATGCAGAAACCTCAAAGCCATGGACATCACAGGCTCCTCAG ATCCATATGTGAAGGTCTACTTGATGTGTGATGGACGGAGGTTAAAGAAACGAAAAACAACAATTAAGAAAAGCACACTTAATCCGGTGTACAACGAGGCTATCATCTTCGATATTCCCCCGGAGAATGTGGAACAAGTCAGTCTGTCCATCATGGTCATGGATTATGATCG TGTTGGACACAATGAGGTGATTGGCGTGTGTCGTACGGGGCCAGATGCTGAAGGGCTCGGACGAGATCACTGGAACGAAATGTTGGCTTATCCACGGAAGCCCATCACGCACTGGCATGCACTAGGAGAG
- the syt10 gene encoding synaptotagmin-10 isoform X1, with protein MNRRPPGSSGVQWLNRRDMNVRTDDSVTLCQRALQIVTELCLAGHVDREKCSDIFPLESNIPGKGHADISISLLAVVVGFCGLALLVVSLFVFWKLCWPIWRSKALSAHAENVLRGGFPEAPPPNSPPVTEFKVAEVEKKQPPEVKVNGRSSVKLLEAAMKISQTSPDIPAEVQTALREKLSQQAKIQRQTTEPTSSSRHNSFRRHLPRQKNVTSVDFTMDTVPLRQSSTVSIGRIKPELYKQKSVDSEEAKEPVETCGKLSFSLRYDYEEQALVVRILKALDLPAKDFTGTSDPYVKIYLLPERKKKFQTRVHRKNLNPTFDETFCFPVVYDELCNRKLHFSVYDFDRFTSHDMIGEVVVDNLFELSDLSREAVVWKDIHAATTESIDLGEIMYSLCYLPTAGRMTLTVIKCRNLKAMDITGSSDPYVKVYLMCDGRRLKKRKTTIKKSTLNPVYNEAIIFDIPPENVEQVSLSIMVMDYDRVGHNEVIGVCRTGPDAEGLGRDHWNEMLAYPRKPITHWHALGEWPGRAASFESQGSCPSPKPPHTP; from the exons ATGAACCGCCGCCCTCCCGGCTCCTCCGGCGTGCAATGGCTTAACCGGAGAGACATGAATGTTCGGACGGATGACAGCGTCACTCTGTGCCAAAGGGCTCTCCAAATCGTTACGGAACTTTGTCTCGCGGGACACGTAGACCGGGAGAAATGTTCGGATATATTCCCCCTTGAGAGCAACATACCAGGTAAAGGACACGCAG ACATCTCTATTAGTCTCCTTGCTGTGGTCGTGGGTTTCTGTGGCCTCGCCCTGTTGGTagtctctctctttgtcttttggAAGCTGTGTTGGCCCATCTGGAGGAGCAAGGCTCTGTCAGCCCACGCTGAAAATGTGCTCCGTGGGGGTTTCCCCGAGGCACCCCCACCCAACTCCCCCCCGGTTACTGAGTTTAAAGTGGCGGAGGTGGAAAAGAAACAGCCGCCTGAAGTGAAGGTGAATGGACGGAGCTCAGTCAAGCTACTGGAGGCAGCCATGAAGATCAGCCAAACGTCTCCAGACATCCCTGCCGAGGTCCAGACAGCTCTGAGGGAGAAGCTCAGCCAGCAGGCTAAAATCCAGAGGCAGACCACCGAGCCAACCTCCTCCTCCAG GCACAATTCATTCAGGCGCCACCTGCCTCGTCAGAAGAATGTCACCAGTGTTGACTTCACCATGGACACAGTGCCTCTCCGCCAGTCCTCTACTGTCAGCATTGGAAGAATAAAACCTGAACTCTACAAGCAGAAGTCTGTGGACTCAGAAGAGGCCAAAGAGCCCGTGGAGACTTGTGGAAAGCTAAGCTTTTCGCTTCGTTACGACTACGAGGAGCAGGCTTTGGTGGTGAGGATCCTGAAAGCTTTGGATCTGCCTGCCAAAGACTTCACAGGCACCTCTGACCCATATGTGAAGATCTACTTGCTACCCGAGAGAAAGAAGAAGTTCCAGACTCGAGTTCATCGCAAGAATCTAAACCCCACATTTGACGAGACCTTCTGTTTCCCCGTAGTATACGATGAGCTTTGCAACCGCAAGCTCCATTTCAGCGTCTACGACTTTGACCGATTCACCAGCCACGATATGATTGGGGAGGTGGTTGTGGACAACCTCTTTGAACTCTCTGATCTTTCCAGGGAGGCGGTTGTTTGGAAGGATATTCATGCAGCAACCACA GAGAGTATCGATTTGGGAGAGATCATGTACTCGTTGTGCTACCTCCCCACAGCAGGGAGAATGACCCTAACAGTCATCAAATGCAGAAACCTCAAAGCCATGGACATCACAGGCTCCTCAG ATCCATATGTGAAGGTCTACTTGATGTGTGATGGACGGAGGTTAAAGAAACGAAAAACAACAATTAAGAAAAGCACACTTAATCCGGTGTACAACGAGGCTATCATCTTCGATATTCCCCCGGAGAATGTGGAACAAGTCAGTCTGTCCATCATGGTCATGGATTATGATCG TGTTGGACACAATGAGGTGATTGGCGTGTGTCGTACGGGGCCAGATGCTGAAGGGCTCGGACGAGATCACTGGAACGAAATGTTGGCTTATCCACGGAAGCCCATCACGCACTGGCATGCACTAGGAGAG